Proteins from one Cyclopterus lumpus isolate fCycLum1 chromosome 11, fCycLum1.pri, whole genome shotgun sequence genomic window:
- the LOC117739278 gene encoding uncharacterized protein LOC117739278, translating into MTPLKEQTKEWYSQGAGLLFFLSVSFHEDLTMADEEQRRREEFLIEKYPFRRNAFLLINKMVELMSQAPGDVTALVDEILHSIFFLGKIHNPPFSPESILNDDQMLNELEDLFPRPFDLCSSQLPMRSPFSCVLDMVIHLTGRENEFEIIDGLRALISELDLSEDLVSSTICVSHRTDINGPVKYYGVSMSAPGRLPRKIMIAASCIGTWDRYVAGAVMTYFPSKKKDFDGTIQLPKRVRCQAFNLRKKEEKPPCGSCGNLFGLTPCENKEWVYGNCAEVESLSNLFKYVDDVKVRARPASRMYSDGVMLLLERHVKKELTNWLNHREFTWSNTFYTPQCL; encoded by the exons ATGACACCACTGAAGGAACAAACTAAGGAGTGGTACAgtcagggggcggggcttcttttctttctttctgtttcatttcaTGAAGACTTAACAATG GCTGACGAAGAGCAAAGACGCAG agAAGAATTTCTGATAGAGAAATACCCTTTCAGAAGGAACGCCTTCTTGCTTATCAATAAAATGGTGGAGCTGATGAGCCAAGCTCCAGGTGATGTCACAGCTTTAGTGGATGAG ATTCTTCACAGCATCTTCTTTTTGGGAAAAATCCACAATCCACCATTTTCTCCAGAAAGTATTCTGAATGACGACCAGATGTTGAATGAATTGGAGGACCTCTTCCCTCGGCCTTTTGACCTCTGTTCCTCTCAGCTACCAATGCGGAGTCCGTTTTCATGTGTGCTAGACATG GTTATCCACCTGACTGGACGAGAGAACGAATTCGAAATCATAGATGGCCTGCGCGCGCTCATCAGTGAGCTGGACCTCAGTGAGGATCtggtctcctccaccatctgTGTCTCTCACAGAACCGATATTAATGGTCCAGTCAAGTACTATGGAGTCTCCATGTCCGCTCCTGGCCGTCTTCCTAGGAAAATCATGATTGCTGCGTCCTGTATTGGCACCTGGGACAGGTATGTAGCCGGTGCAGTGATGACCTACTTTCCCTCAAAGAAGAAAGACTTTGATGGAACTATCCAACTTCCAAAGCGTGTCAGGTGCCAGGCGTTTAACCTccggaagaaggaagaaaagccTCCTTGTGGATCATGTGGCAATTTGTTTGGTTTGACACCATGTGAAAATAAGGAGTGGGTATATGGCAATTGTGCCGAAGTTGAAAGTTTGAGCAACTTGTTTAAATATGTGGATGACGTCAAAGTGAGAGCGCGACCAGCATCTAGGATGTACTCGGATGGGGTAATGCTTCTGCTTGAAAGGCATGTGAAGAAAGAGCTCACTAACTGGCTTAATCATCGGGAATTTACGTGGAGCAATACTTTCTACACCCCTCAATGTCTCTGA